A window from Streptomyces subrutilus encodes these proteins:
- a CDS encoding DUF4184 family protein → MPFTLSHAAAVLPVIRRTGRARGPLVTSALVLGSFAPDTFYFADAVVEGVRGYGDFTHTPWGVVTADAVLTAALVACWLLLREPLVALVPRGLRGRAYAFVRGERWGARAGGRRGRRLPSLALWFYLSAVTGSFTHVVWDGFTHLDRWGTRALPGLVEPLALGLPLYSYLQYGTSAVAACALLWFTVTALRRPPAAPAPASVPVLSRRELLGAAALFALCVTAGVTLRVIRFFTFFDRVDTPLDIIPTVCFGAGGGLAVALLLYGVLVRLRHRRDGDRDDDGDDRVDGHAPTPVPAVRRGRASGV, encoded by the coding sequence ATGCCGTTCACTCTCAGCCATGCGGCCGCCGTCCTGCCCGTGATCCGCCGGACCGGCCGTGCGCGGGGGCCGCTGGTGACCTCGGCGCTGGTCCTGGGGTCGTTCGCGCCGGACACCTTCTACTTCGCGGACGCGGTCGTCGAGGGGGTGAGGGGGTACGGCGACTTCACGCACACCCCGTGGGGCGTGGTCACGGCGGACGCCGTGCTCACCGCCGCTCTCGTGGCGTGCTGGCTGCTGCTGCGCGAACCGCTGGTCGCACTGGTGCCGCGGGGCCTGCGGGGCCGGGCGTACGCGTTCGTGCGCGGCGAGCGGTGGGGCGCGCGGGCGGGCGGCCGACGGGGGCGCCGACTGCCGTCGCTGGCACTGTGGTTCTACCTGTCGGCGGTGACCGGTTCGTTCACGCACGTTGTCTGGGACGGCTTCACGCACCTGGACCGCTGGGGCACGAGGGCGCTGCCGGGGCTCGTCGAGCCGCTCGCCCTCGGCCTGCCGCTCTACTCGTACCTCCAGTACGGCACCTCGGCGGTGGCGGCCTGCGCGCTGCTCTGGTTCACGGTGACCGCTCTGCGCCGGCCGCCGGCGGCCCCGGCTCCGGCGTCCGTCCCGGTGCTGTCCCGTAGGGAACTGCTCGGCGCTGCGGCCCTGTTCGCGCTCTGCGTGACGGCCGGGGTCACGCTGCGCGTGATCCGTTTCTTCACGTTCTTCGACCGTGTCGACACCCCGCTCGACATCATCCCGACGGTCTGCTTCGGCGCGGGCGGCGGCCTCGCCGTGGCCCTGCTGCTGTACGGGGTCCTGGTCCGGCTGCGCCACCGCCGCGACGGGGACCGCGACGACGACGGCGACGATCGGGTGGACGGACACGCGCCGACGCCCGTCCCCGCCGTGCGGCGGGGGCGGGCGTCGGGGGTCTGA
- a CDS encoding branched-chain amino acid ABC transporter substrate-binding protein: protein MRHRSLLVLTTVITTGALTLTACGSRDGGSKDNADGKKTVVVIGVDAPLTGSLSALGQGIKNSVDLAAKTANKNNEVPGIEFKVEALDDQAVPASGQANATKLVGNKDVVGVVGPLNSGVSQQMQGVFASANLAQVSPANTNPSLSQGDNWGKGEYKRPFKTYFRTAATDVVQGKFAAQYLFKDAGKKKVFVVDDKQTYGAGLAAIFSDEFKKLGGEVVGTDHVTVKETDFSSTADKVKSSGADSVYFGGQYPEGGLLADQIKKTGAKIPTMGGDGIQDPAFISASGEENEGDLSTSIGYPVEKLDTAKKFIEDYKAAGYKDPYAAYGGYSYDAGWAVIQAVKAVAAANNGKLPADSRAAVVEALGKVSFEGVTGKVAFDEYGDTTNKQLTVYKVEGGKWVDVKSDTFNQ, encoded by the coding sequence GTGCGACACCGTTCTTTGCTCGTCCTCACCACCGTGATCACCACGGGAGCACTGACCCTCACCGCTTGCGGATCGCGCGACGGAGGTTCGAAGGACAACGCCGACGGCAAGAAGACCGTCGTCGTCATAGGCGTCGACGCCCCGCTCACCGGATCGCTCTCCGCGCTCGGTCAGGGCATCAAGAACTCCGTGGACCTCGCGGCCAAGACGGCCAACAAGAACAACGAGGTCCCGGGCATCGAGTTCAAGGTCGAAGCCCTCGACGACCAGGCGGTCCCCGCCTCCGGTCAGGCCAACGCCACCAAACTGGTCGGCAACAAGGACGTCGTGGGCGTCGTCGGCCCGCTGAACTCCGGTGTGTCCCAGCAGATGCAGGGTGTCTTCGCCTCCGCGAACCTCGCGCAGGTCTCCCCCGCGAACACCAACCCCTCGCTCAGCCAGGGCGACAACTGGGGCAAGGGCGAGTACAAGCGCCCCTTCAAGACCTACTTCCGCACCGCCGCCACCGACGTGGTCCAGGGCAAGTTCGCCGCCCAGTACCTCTTCAAGGACGCCGGCAAGAAGAAGGTCTTCGTCGTCGACGACAAGCAGACCTACGGCGCCGGCCTGGCCGCGATCTTCTCCGACGAGTTCAAGAAGCTCGGCGGCGAGGTCGTCGGCACCGACCACGTCACCGTGAAGGAGACCGACTTCTCCTCCACCGCCGACAAGGTCAAGTCCTCCGGCGCCGACTCCGTCTACTTCGGCGGCCAGTACCCCGAGGGCGGCCTGCTCGCCGACCAGATCAAGAAGACCGGCGCCAAGATCCCCACCATGGGTGGCGACGGCATCCAGGACCCCGCCTTCATCAGCGCCTCCGGTGAGGAGAACGAGGGCGACCTCTCCACCTCCATCGGCTACCCGGTCGAGAAGCTGGACACCGCCAAGAAGTTCATCGAGGACTACAAGGCCGCCGGCTACAAGGACCCGTACGCCGCCTACGGTGGCTACTCCTACGACGCCGGCTGGGCCGTCATCCAGGCCGTCAAGGCCGTCGCCGCCGCCAACAACGGCAAGCTCCCCGCCGACTCGCGCGCCGCGGTCGTCGAGGCGCTCGGCAAGGTCTCCTTCGAGGGCGTGACCGGCAAGGTCGCCTTCGACGAGTACGGCGACACCACCAACAAGCAGCTCACGGTCTACAAGGTCGAGGGCGGCAAGTGGGTCGACGTCAAGAGCGACACCTTCAACCAGTAA
- a CDS encoding hotdog fold thioesterase, translating to MGEQHSVKFPQDVLDEYAALGIDLPKLFSAGDLGTRMDIRILEASAERVVATMPVEGNTQPYGLLHGGASAVLAETLGSVGAMLHGGSTKIAVGVDLNCTHHRGARSGLVTGVATPVHRGRSTTTYEIVISDEQDRRVCTARLTCLLRDAGPAAAAPAGA from the coding sequence ATGGGCGAGCAGCACAGCGTGAAGTTCCCGCAGGACGTCCTCGACGAGTACGCGGCCCTGGGCATCGACCTGCCCAAGCTGTTCTCCGCGGGCGACCTCGGCACCCGCATGGACATCCGCATCCTGGAGGCCTCGGCCGAGCGGGTCGTGGCCACGATGCCGGTCGAGGGCAACACCCAGCCGTACGGGCTGCTGCACGGCGGTGCCTCGGCGGTGCTGGCCGAGACCCTCGGCTCGGTCGGCGCGATGCTGCACGGCGGCAGCACGAAGATCGCGGTCGGCGTGGACCTGAACTGCACCCACCACCGCGGCGCCCGCTCCGGCCTGGTCACCGGCGTGGCCACCCCGGTCCACCGCGGCCGGTCCACCACCACGTACGAGATCGTGATCAGCGACGAGCAGGACCGCCGGGTCTGCACCGCCCGCCTCACCTGCCTGCTGCGCGACGCGGGCCCGGCCGCGGCCGCCCCGGCCGGAGCCTGA
- the polA gene encoding DNA polymerase I produces the protein MAETVSKKTDQPTAADRPRLMLMDGHSLAYRAFFALPAENFTTASGQPTNAIYGFASMLANTLRDEAPTHFAVAFDVSRKTWRSTEFPEYKANRSKTPDEFKGQVELIGELLDAMHVPRFAVDGFEADDVIATLATQAEALGFDVLIVTGDRDSFQLVSEHTTVLYPTKGVSELTRFTPEKVEEKYGLTPRQYPDFAALRGDPSDNLPGIPGVGEKTAAKWITQFGSFAELVERADEVKGKAGQNFRDHLEAVKLNRVLTEMVKDVELPRTPADLTRLPYDRTALLGVLDVLEIRNASLRERLLAVDPGTVEEEAPAPAPGVELDASVLGAGELAPWLEAHAGGPLGVATVDSWSLGTGKVTEVALAAAGGAAAWFEPHAVDEADERAFAAWAADPACPKVVHNAKALMRVFPEHGWTLAGTAMDTALAAYLVKPGRRSFALDALSMEYLHRELAPAAADGQLAFGADDTAEAEALMAQARAVLDLGEAFTDKLAEVGAVELLHDMELPTSELLARMERAGIAADRDHLEAMEQQFAGAVQQAVKEAHAAVGHEFNLGSPKQLQEVFFGELDLPKTKKTKTGYTTDADALAWLATQTDHDLPVIMLRHREQAKLRVTVEGLVKTIATDGRVHTSFSQTVAATGRLSSTDPNLQNVPVRTDEGRAIRRGFVVGEGYESLMTADYSQIELRVMAHLSEDEGLIEAFATGEDLHTTVASQVFGVERSQVDAEMRRKIKAMSYGLAYGLSAFGLAQQLNIEPAEARGLMETFFERFGGVRDYLQRVVDEARATGYTATVFGRRRYLPDLNSDNRQRREAAERMALNAPIQGTAADIVKVAMLRVDKALTEAGLSSRMLLQVHDEIVLEIAPGERKRVEELVRREMGAAVELRAALDVSVGVGPDWESAAH, from the coding sequence GTGGCAGAGACAGTTTCGAAGAAGACCGACCAGCCGACCGCAGCGGACCGCCCCCGCCTGATGCTCATGGACGGGCACTCCCTGGCGTACCGGGCGTTCTTCGCGCTGCCCGCGGAGAACTTCACGACCGCGTCCGGCCAGCCGACCAACGCCATCTACGGCTTCGCGTCGATGCTGGCGAACACGCTGCGCGACGAGGCGCCCACGCACTTCGCGGTGGCGTTCGACGTCTCCCGCAAGACGTGGCGATCGACGGAGTTCCCCGAGTACAAGGCGAACCGCTCCAAGACCCCCGACGAGTTCAAGGGGCAGGTCGAGCTGATCGGCGAGCTGCTCGACGCGATGCACGTGCCGCGCTTCGCGGTCGACGGCTTCGAGGCCGACGACGTGATCGCGACCCTGGCCACCCAGGCCGAGGCCCTCGGCTTCGACGTGCTGATCGTCACCGGCGACCGCGACTCCTTCCAGCTCGTCTCCGAGCACACCACCGTGCTCTACCCGACCAAGGGCGTCTCCGAGCTGACCCGCTTCACCCCGGAGAAGGTCGAGGAGAAGTACGGACTCACGCCCCGGCAGTACCCGGACTTCGCGGCGCTGCGCGGCGACCCGTCCGACAACCTGCCCGGCATCCCCGGCGTCGGCGAGAAGACCGCCGCCAAGTGGATCACCCAGTTCGGGTCGTTCGCGGAGCTCGTCGAGCGCGCCGACGAGGTCAAGGGCAAGGCCGGCCAGAACTTCCGGGACCACCTGGAGGCCGTCAAGCTGAACCGGGTCCTGACCGAGATGGTCAAGGACGTGGAGCTGCCCCGGACCCCCGCCGACCTGACCCGCCTCCCCTACGACCGGACCGCCCTGCTCGGCGTCCTGGACGTGCTGGAGATCCGCAACGCCTCGCTGCGCGAGCGGCTGCTGGCCGTGGACCCGGGCACCGTCGAGGAAGAGGCCCCCGCCCCGGCGCCCGGCGTCGAGCTCGACGCCTCCGTGCTCGGCGCGGGCGAGCTCGCGCCCTGGCTGGAGGCCCACGCGGGCGGACCGCTGGGCGTGGCCACCGTCGACAGCTGGAGCCTGGGCACGGGCAAGGTCACCGAGGTCGCCCTGGCCGCGGCCGGCGGCGCCGCCGCCTGGTTCGAACCCCACGCGGTCGACGAGGCCGACGAGCGGGCCTTCGCGGCCTGGGCCGCCGACCCGGCCTGCCCGAAGGTCGTGCACAACGCCAAGGCCCTGATGCGGGTCTTCCCCGAGCACGGCTGGACCCTCGCCGGGACCGCCATGGACACCGCGCTCGCCGCCTACCTGGTCAAGCCCGGCCGCCGGTCCTTCGCCCTGGACGCCCTGTCCATGGAGTACCTGCACCGCGAGCTGGCCCCCGCCGCCGCCGACGGCCAGCTGGCCTTCGGCGCGGACGACACGGCCGAGGCGGAGGCGCTCATGGCGCAGGCCCGCGCCGTCCTCGACCTGGGCGAGGCCTTCACCGACAAGCTCGCCGAGGTCGGCGCCGTCGAGCTGCTCCACGACATGGAACTGCCGACCTCCGAGCTGCTCGCCCGGATGGAGCGGGCCGGCATCGCCGCCGACCGCGACCACCTCGAAGCCATGGAGCAGCAGTTCGCGGGCGCCGTGCAGCAGGCCGTGAAGGAGGCCCACGCGGCCGTCGGCCACGAGTTCAACCTCGGCTCGCCCAAGCAGCTCCAGGAGGTCTTCTTCGGCGAGCTCGACCTGCCGAAGACCAAGAAGACCAAGACCGGCTACACCACGGACGCGGACGCCCTGGCCTGGCTGGCCACCCAGACCGACCACGACCTGCCGGTGATCATGCTGCGCCACCGGGAACAGGCCAAGCTGCGCGTCACCGTCGAGGGCCTGGTCAAGACCATCGCCACCGACGGCCGGGTGCACACCAGCTTCAGCCAGACCGTCGCCGCGACCGGACGCCTCTCCTCCACCGACCCCAACCTGCAGAACGTGCCGGTGCGCACCGACGAGGGCCGCGCGATCCGCCGCGGGTTCGTCGTCGGCGAGGGCTACGAATCCCTCATGACCGCCGACTACAGCCAGATCGAGCTGCGCGTCATGGCCCACCTCTCCGAGGACGAGGGCCTGATCGAGGCCTTCGCGACCGGCGAGGACCTGCACACCACCGTCGCCTCGCAGGTCTTCGGGGTGGAGCGGTCCCAGGTCGACGCCGAGATGCGCCGCAAGATCAAGGCCATGTCCTACGGCCTCGCGTACGGCCTGTCCGCCTTCGGCCTCGCCCAGCAGCTGAACATCGAGCCCGCCGAGGCGCGCGGTCTGATGGAGACCTTCTTCGAGCGGTTCGGCGGGGTCCGCGACTACCTCCAGCGCGTGGTCGACGAGGCCCGCGCCACCGGCTACACGGCCACCGTCTTCGGCCGCCGCCGCTACCTGCCCGACCTCAACAGCGACAACCGCCAGCGCCGCGAGGCCGCCGAGCGGATGGCCCTCAACGCCCCCATCCAGGGCACGGCCGCCGACATCGTCAAGGTCGCCATGCTCCGCGTGGACAAGGCGCTCACCGAGGCCGGGCTGTCCTCGCGGATGCTGCTCCAGGTCCACGACGAAATCGTGCTGGAGATCGCCCCGGGCGAGCGGAAGCGGGTGGAGGAGCTGGTGCGCCGGGAGATGGGCGCCGCCGTGGAGCTGCGGGCCGCGCTGGACGTGTCCGTGGGCGTCGGCCCCGACTGGGAGTCCGCCGCGCACTGA
- a CDS encoding branched-chain amino acid ABC transporter permease: protein MHELPQQLANGLALGALYGLIAIGYTMVYGIVQLINFAHGEIFMIGGFGALTAYAALPTGTSLLIAIPIMIVGGALASVAVATAAERFAYRPLRSAPRLAPLITAIGLSIALQQLVWQFYPDAKKAVSFPEFKGEAFKITDSLAIQRADAFVLILAPLCMLALGVFVSKSRSGRAMQATAQDPDTAKLMGINTDRIIVMAFAIGAAFAAVAAVAYGLDKGQINFEMGFILGLKAFTAAVLGGIGNIYGAMVGGVVLGLAEALSIAYIEEIPGMQQLGGGAWSNVWAFVLLIVVLLVRPQGLLGERVADRA from the coding sequence GTGCACGAACTGCCGCAACAGCTGGCCAACGGCCTTGCCCTCGGTGCCCTTTATGGCCTCATAGCCATCGGGTACACCATGGTCTACGGCATCGTCCAGCTCATCAACTTCGCCCACGGCGAGATCTTCATGATCGGCGGATTCGGGGCGCTCACCGCCTACGCCGCCCTCCCGACCGGCACCTCCCTGCTGATCGCGATCCCCATCATGATCGTCGGAGGCGCACTCGCCTCCGTCGCCGTCGCCACCGCAGCCGAGCGGTTCGCCTACCGCCCCCTGCGCAGCGCGCCACGGCTCGCCCCGCTCATCACCGCAATCGGCCTCTCGATCGCGCTCCAGCAGCTCGTCTGGCAGTTCTACCCGGACGCCAAGAAGGCAGTCAGCTTCCCCGAGTTCAAGGGCGAGGCCTTCAAGATCACCGACAGCCTCGCGATCCAGCGCGCGGACGCCTTCGTCCTCATCCTGGCCCCGCTGTGCATGCTCGCCCTCGGCGTCTTCGTCTCCAAGAGCCGCAGCGGCCGCGCCATGCAGGCCACCGCCCAGGACCCCGACACCGCCAAGCTCATGGGCATCAACACCGACCGCATCATCGTCATGGCCTTCGCCATCGGTGCCGCGTTCGCCGCCGTCGCCGCCGTCGCCTACGGCCTCGACAAGGGCCAGATCAACTTCGAGATGGGCTTCATCCTCGGCCTGAAGGCCTTCACCGCGGCCGTCCTCGGCGGCATCGGGAACATCTACGGCGCCATGGTCGGCGGCGTCGTCCTCGGCCTCGCCGAAGCCCTCTCGATCGCCTACATCGAAGAGATCCCCGGCATGCAGCAGCTCGGCGGTGGAGCCTGGTCCAACGTCTGGGCCTTCGTACTCCTCATCGTCGTCCTCCTCGTGCGGCCACAAGGCCTGCTCGGTGAGCGCGTCGCGGATCGGGCGTGA
- a CDS encoding FdhF/YdeP family oxidoreductase codes for MAAKPPAGDPVQDAPQVAPPKHAAAGLPAIGHTLRIAQQQMGLARTARTLLKVNQKDGFDCPGCAWPEGDERHTAEFCENGAKAVAEEATLRRVTPEFFAAHPLDDLAGRSGYWLGQQGRITQPMLLERGARPEGGARYEPVSWERAFEVIAEELTALDSPDEALFYTSGRTSNEAAFLFQLFAREFGTNNLPDCSNMCHESSGSALNETIGIGKGSVSLEDLHQADLIIVAGQNPGTNHPRMLSALERAKSGGAKIISVNPLPEAGMERFKNPQTPLGMLRGTALNDLFLQIRIGGDQALFRLLNKLVIEAGGATDEAFIREHTHGYEEFAAAAREADWEETLAATGLTRPEIESALAMVLASRRTIVCWAMGLTQHKHAVATIREVVNLLLLRGDIGRPGAGVCPVRGHSNVQGDRTMGIFERPAPAFLDALDREFGITSPRAHGFDVVRSIQALRDGEAKVLFAMGGNFVGATPDTEVTEAAIRRAALTVHVSTKLNRSHAVTGRRALILPTLGRTDRDVQASGRQVVTVEDSMGMVHTSRGNLAPAGPLLLSEPAIVARLARAVLGPASKTPWEEFEADYAAIRDRIARVVPGFEDFNARVARPGGFRLPHAPRDERRFPTKTGKANFTAAPVEYPRVPAGRLLLQTLRSHDQYNTTIYGLDDRYRGITGGRRVVLVHPADAAELGLVDGSYTDLVSEWRDGVERRAPGFRVVHYPTARGCAAAYYPETNVLVPLDSTADTSNTPASKSVVVRFEPA; via the coding sequence ATGGCCGCCAAGCCGCCCGCAGGTGATCCGGTACAGGACGCGCCGCAGGTCGCGCCGCCGAAGCACGCGGCGGCCGGGCTGCCCGCGATCGGGCACACGCTGAGGATCGCGCAGCAGCAGATGGGGCTGGCCCGTACCGCCCGCACCCTGCTCAAGGTCAACCAGAAGGACGGCTTCGACTGCCCGGGCTGCGCCTGGCCGGAGGGCGACGAGCGGCACACGGCCGAGTTCTGCGAGAACGGCGCCAAGGCGGTCGCGGAGGAGGCCACGCTGCGCCGGGTGACCCCGGAGTTCTTCGCCGCGCACCCGCTCGACGACCTGGCCGGCCGCTCCGGCTACTGGCTGGGACAGCAGGGGCGGATCACGCAGCCGATGCTGCTGGAGCGCGGGGCCCGGCCGGAGGGCGGCGCCCGCTACGAGCCGGTGAGCTGGGAGCGCGCCTTCGAGGTGATCGCCGAGGAGCTGACGGCCCTGGACTCCCCCGACGAGGCCCTCTTCTACACCTCGGGGCGCACCAGCAACGAGGCCGCGTTCCTCTTCCAGCTCTTCGCCCGCGAGTTCGGCACCAACAACCTGCCCGACTGCTCCAACATGTGCCACGAGTCCTCGGGCTCCGCGCTGAACGAGACGATCGGCATCGGCAAGGGCAGCGTCTCGCTGGAGGACCTGCACCAGGCCGACCTGATCATCGTCGCCGGTCAGAACCCGGGCACCAACCACCCCCGCATGCTCTCCGCCCTGGAGCGGGCCAAGTCCGGCGGCGCGAAGATCATTTCGGTGAATCCGCTGCCCGAGGCCGGCATGGAGCGGTTCAAGAACCCGCAGACCCCGCTCGGCATGCTCCGCGGCACCGCCCTGAACGACCTGTTCCTCCAGATCCGCATCGGCGGCGACCAGGCCCTCTTCCGGCTGCTCAACAAGCTGGTCATCGAGGCCGGCGGCGCCACCGACGAGGCGTTCATCCGCGAGCACACCCACGGGTACGAGGAGTTCGCGGCGGCCGCGCGGGAGGCCGACTGGGAGGAGACCCTCGCCGCGACCGGCCTCACCCGGCCGGAGATCGAGAGCGCCCTGGCCATGGTGCTGGCCTCGCGGCGCACCATCGTCTGCTGGGCCATGGGCCTCACCCAGCACAAGCACGCCGTCGCGACCATCCGCGAGGTCGTCAACCTGCTGCTGCTGCGCGGCGACATCGGCCGTCCCGGCGCCGGCGTCTGCCCGGTCCGCGGCCACTCCAACGTGCAGGGCGACCGCACCATGGGCATCTTCGAACGCCCCGCGCCCGCCTTCCTCGACGCCCTGGACCGCGAGTTCGGCATCACCTCGCCCCGCGCGCACGGCTTCGACGTGGTCCGCTCGATCCAGGCCCTGCGCGACGGCGAGGCCAAGGTCCTCTTCGCCATGGGCGGCAACTTCGTCGGCGCGACCCCCGACACCGAGGTCACCGAGGCCGCGATCCGCCGCGCCGCGCTGACCGTGCACGTCTCCACCAAGCTCAACCGCTCCCACGCGGTCACCGGCCGGCGGGCCCTGATCCTGCCCACCCTCGGCCGGACCGACCGGGACGTCCAGGCGAGCGGCCGCCAGGTCGTGACCGTCGAGGACTCGATGGGCATGGTCCACACCTCCCGCGGCAACCTGGCCCCGGCCGGACCGCTGCTGCTCTCCGAGCCGGCCATCGTGGCCCGGCTGGCCCGCGCCGTCCTCGGCCCGGCCTCGAAGACGCCGTGGGAGGAGTTCGAGGCCGACTACGCGGCCATCCGCGACCGGATCGCCCGCGTCGTCCCCGGCTTCGAGGACTTCAACGCCCGCGTGGCCCGCCCGGGCGGCTTCCGGCTGCCGCACGCACCGCGCGACGAGCGGCGCTTCCCCACGAAGACCGGGAAGGCCAACTTCACCGCGGCGCCCGTGGAGTACCCGCGGGTCCCGGCGGGGCGGCTGCTGCTGCAGACCCTGCGCAGCCACGACCAGTACAACACCACCATCTACGGGCTCGACGACCGCTACCGCGGGATCACCGGCGGCCGCCGCGTCGTGCTGGTCCACCCCGCCGACGCGGCCGAGCTCGGGCTCGTCGACGGCTCGTACACGGACCTGGTGAGCGAGTGGAGGGACGGCGTGGAGCGCCGCGCGCCGGGCTTCCGCGTCGTGCACTACCCGACCGCCCGGGGCTGCGCGGCCGCCTACTACCCCGAGACCAACGTGCTGGTGCCGCTCGACTCCACCGCGGACACCAGCAATACCCCGGCGAGCAAGTCCGTCGTCGTCCGCTTCGAACCGGCCTGA